The following nucleotide sequence is from Candidatus Hydrogenedentota bacterium.
ATACGCACGCAGGACGACCCCGCGCAATCGAAATCGTCGTCTCTGGTGGAGTCGCGCCTGCAACTCAGCACGCAGAAGGAATGGGACCGCGCGATCTTCGAGTTCACAGGCGACCTGGTCGTGGATGGCCTCATGAGCGAGGTCTACGGCGATCTGCGCCAGGCGCGATTGACGTGGTCGGTCACGGACAGCATCGACTTGCGCGTGGGCCGCCAGGTGCTGACGTGGGGAACGGGGGACTTGCTGTTCATCAACGATCTGTTTCCAAAGGACTGGAACGCATTCTTCATCGGCCGCGACGTCGAATACCTGAAGGCGCCGTCCGACGCGCTGAAACTGGGCTGGTACAACGACGCGTTGAACGTCGAATTCGTGTATACGCCGCGGTTCGCGCCGGACCGGTTCATCACCGGTGACCGCATCAGTTTCTGGAACCCGCTCTTCGACCGGCACGACGGCTACTCGCGTGATGTGAATTTCAACGCGCCCAGTGCATGGTTCGAGGACGACGAATTCGCGCTGCGCCTCTACCGGCGCGCCGGCAACTTCGAGGTGGCGGCGTACGGCTACTGGGGCTATTGGAAAAGCCCCGGCGGCCAGCGGCTGATCCCTTTCCTGCAGGCGGCATTCCCGAAACTCGCCGCGTATGGCGCGAGCCTGCGCGGTCCCATCGGCAAGGGCATCTTCAACATCGAGGCGGGCTACTACGATTCGCGACAAGACGCGGGCGGCGGCGATCCTTTCATCAATAACAGCGAATTCCGCCTGCTCTTGGGGTATGAACGGGAGATCGGCAAGGATTTCACGGCATCGGTCCAATATTACCTCGAACACATGATGGACTACGCGGCGTACAGGAATGCGCGCATCCCGCTAATCGAGGCGCGCGACCGGGACCGGCACCTGTTCACCGTGCGGCTGACCAAGCTGCTCATGAACCAGAACCTGGTCCTCTCGTGGTTCGGCTACTACAGCCCAAGCGACGGAGACGCCTACCTGCGCCCGAACGCGCAGTACAAGGTCAACGACCACTGGACCGTCGAGGGCGGCGCGAATATCTTCCTCGGCGAATCCGACGCGTCATTCTTCGGTCAGTTCGAGCACAACAGCAATGTCTACGCGGCGGTCAGGTTTTCTTTCTAGACAGGCGAAGTCTGCTTTGGAGAGAGCGCGTGAGCCTGCTCCCGCTTCCCGTTGCGCGGCTTGCCGCGCGAGACCGGCCGTGGCGCAAGGCGCAAGCAATTTTCCGCAGTCCAGAGCCGCCGTCAGGTCCAGCCTTCGGCGCGGCCGGTTTCGTACATGGCAACAATGTTCTCTGGCGGGGTGATGGCCTGGATGTTGTGGCAGGGGCAGAGGATATAGCCGCCGCCCGCGCCGAGTATCCCGATGTTCTCGATGACTTCACGCTGCACGTCCTTGACCGAGCCGAAGGGGAGCGTCTGCTGGTTGTCCATCGCGCCATGGAAGAGAAGCCGGGCGCCGAAATCGCGTTTGAGCGCCGCGCGGTCCATGCCGGCGCAACGCCACTGGATGGGATTGAGAATCTGCGTGCCCGTGGCGATCAGGTCCGGGATGATCTCGCGCACGGCGCCGTCGCTATGAGTAAAAACAAATGACCCATGCTGGCGGGTGAGTTCCATCATGCGTTTCATGCCGGGCAGCAGGAATTCGCGGATATGCTCTTGGGAGAAGAGCAGCGACTCCTGCCCGCCGAGGTCTTCAGCAACGTAGGTGATCGAGACGGCGCCCGGCACGGCTTCGAAGATGCGCAGGGTGTCCTGATACGCGAGTTCGAAGAGGTTCTCAAGGCAGTAGTGGACGATGTCCGGATTGAGAATGAGGTCGAGATAAGCCTGTTCGTCGCCGCGCAGCATGGCGTAGCGCAGGAAGGGCTCGGAGCCGCCACCGCGAACAATGCGATGTTCCATACTCCGGATTTCGCG
It contains:
- a CDS encoding uroporphyrinogen-III decarboxylase-like protein, which produces MPKETMTGRERWLAVLQRKQPDRIPMDYWATPEATENLCRHLGCDFDAACERLHIDLPLTIAGRYAGPPIAGNRDVFGVVFQSVEYGAGVYNERISAPLAQFNSVEEIEANYTWPSPDWWDYSHLPREIRSMEHRIVRGGGSEPFLRYAMLRGDEQAYLDLILNPDIVHYCLENLFELAYQDTLRIFEAVPGAVSITYVAEDLGGQESLLFSQEHIREFLLPGMKRMMELTRQHGSFVFTHSDGAVREIIPDLIATGTQILNPIQWRCAGMDRAALKRDFGARLLFHGAMDNQQTLPFGSVKDVQREVIENIGILGAGGGYILCPCHNIQAITPPENIVAMYETGRAEGWT